The following DNA comes from Kaistia sp. 32K.
GCCGCGACAAGGCTACCTCGAATATCTGTACGAATTCAGGGCTTTGCGCGCTCGCCTTCACAATCCATATGACGCTGCTCGGCGAGAAGGGCCTCTCGCGGCTGGCGCGGATCAACCACGCCAATGCGGTGAAGCTCGCTGAATCGCTTTCTGCGCTTCCGGGCGTAAGCCTCTTGAATGACTCGTTCTTCAACGAGTTCACGATCCGGCTTCCGGGCGACGCGGCAGAGATCGTGGAGAAGCTCGTCGAGAAGGGCGTGCTCGCCGGCGTGCCCGTCTCGCGGCTCGAACCCGGCAAGCCGGAGCTCGCCGATCTCCTGATCGTCGCCTCGACCGAGGTGAACACGGATGAAGACCGCGCCGCCTTCGTGGCCGCGCTCGCGGAGGTGCTCGCATGAGCATGCACAGCCAGGGTCGCCCCACCGTCGCCGCCACCGCCGCGACCTCCGACACGCCCGATACCTTCACCGGCAACCGCGCCCTGCAGATCGAGGAGGCGCTGCTGTTCGAGGTCGGCCGGCACGACGTCACCGGCGTCGATCTCGACGAGCCGGCGGAATTTTCGCCGCGCCTCGGCGGGCTCGCGCGCAAACGGCCGATCGATCTGCCCGGCCTCTCCGAGCCGGAGACGATGCGCCACTATGTGCGGCTCAGCCAGAAGAACTACGCCATCGACAGCGGCCTCTATCCGCTCGGCTCCTGCACGATGAAGCACAATCCGCGCCTGAATGAGAAGATGGCGCGGCTTCCCGGCATCGGCGACGTGCATCCGCTGCAGCCGCTCTCGACGGTCAAGGGCGCGGTCGAACTGATGGCGGAGCTCGGCCGCTGGCTGATCGAGATGACCGGCATGACGGCCGTGGCGCTGTCGCCCAAGGCCGGCGCGCATGGCGAGCTCTGCGGCATGATGGCGATCAAGGCCGCGATCGCCGCCAAGGGCGAGACGCGCAACATCGTGCTGGTGCCGGAATCGGCGCATGGCACCAACCCGGCCACCGCGGCCCTGATCGGCTTCAAGGTCGTCACCGTGCCGGCGCGCGCCGATGGCACCGTCGCACCGGAGGCGGTGAAGGCGCTGCTTTCGCCGGACGTCGCCGCGATCATGCTGACCAACCCGAACACCTGCGGCCTGTTCGAGCGCGACGTCGTCGAGATCGCCGCCGCCGTTCATGCGGCCGGCGCCTACTTCTACTGCGACGGCGCCAACTTCAACGCCATCGTCGGCAAGGCCAAGGTCGGCGAGCTCGGCGTCGACGCCATGCACATCAACCTGCACAAGACCTTCTCCACCCCGCATGGCGGCGGCGGTCCTGGCGCGGGCCCGGTGGTGCTGTCCGAGCGGCTCGCCGCCTTCGCGCCGCTGCCCTTCGTCCGCATCGAGGCGGATGGCCCGGTCCTCGTCGAAAGCGAGGAGGCCCTGTTGCCGGGTGAAACCCCCTTCGGCCGCATGACCGCTTTCCACGGCCAGATGGGCATGTTCGTGCGGGCGCTTTCCTACATGCTGTCGCATGGTTCGGACGGGCTGCAGCAGGCGTCGGAGGACGCGGTGCTCAACGCCAACTATGTCCGCGCCGGCCTGCGCGACCTGATGAGCCAGCCCTCCGGCGACCGCACCTGCATGCATGAGGTGCTGTTCGACGACACGTTCCTGGAGGGGACCGGCGTCACCACGCTCGATTTCGCCAAGGCGATGATCGACGAGGGCTATCATCCGATGACGATGTATTTCCCGCTCGTGGTGCACGGGGCGATGCTGATCGAGCCGACCGAGTCGGAATCGAAGGCCTCGCTCGACCTCTTCATCGCGACGCTGCGCGATCTGGTGATGAAGGCGAAGGCGGGCGATCTCGAGCGCTTCCAGCAGGCGCCGCGCTTCGCCCCGCGCCGCCGCCTCGACGAGACGCGCGCGGCCCGTTCGCCCAAGCTCAAATGGGAAAAGCCGGAGCCGTGGGTGGAGGCTGCCGCGGCGGAGTAGGGGCAACCCTCACCCCGACCCTCTCCCGCTCGCGGGAGAGTGGGCTCGCCTGTGTCGGTCCTGGCGATCGCAGGCAGCCGAACGGTCAGGTCCTCACTGTTTCGCCCAAATGCGGGCTATCGCGCTGATCGGATCTTGCCACCCTCCGCCGTCATCCCGGCGAAGGCCGGGATCCATACCCACA
Coding sequences within:
- the gcvPB gene encoding aminomethyl-transferring glycine dehydrogenase subunit GcvPB, with amino-acid sequence MSMHSQGRPTVAATAATSDTPDTFTGNRALQIEEALLFEVGRHDVTGVDLDEPAEFSPRLGGLARKRPIDLPGLSEPETMRHYVRLSQKNYAIDSGLYPLGSCTMKHNPRLNEKMARLPGIGDVHPLQPLSTVKGAVELMAELGRWLIEMTGMTAVALSPKAGAHGELCGMMAIKAAIAAKGETRNIVLVPESAHGTNPATAALIGFKVVTVPARADGTVAPEAVKALLSPDVAAIMLTNPNTCGLFERDVVEIAAAVHAAGAYFYCDGANFNAIVGKAKVGELGVDAMHINLHKTFSTPHGGGGPGAGPVVLSERLAAFAPLPFVRIEADGPVLVESEEALLPGETPFGRMTAFHGQMGMFVRALSYMLSHGSDGLQQASEDAVLNANYVRAGLRDLMSQPSGDRTCMHEVLFDDTFLEGTGVTTLDFAKAMIDEGYHPMTMYFPLVVHGAMLIEPTESESKASLDLFIATLRDLVMKAKAGDLERFQQAPRFAPRRRLDETRAARSPKLKWEKPEPWVEAAAAE